The Corythoichthys intestinalis isolate RoL2023-P3 chromosome 1, ASM3026506v1, whole genome shotgun sequence genome has a segment encoding these proteins:
- the vps26a gene encoding vacuolar protein sorting-associated protein 26A, producing MSFLGGLFGPVCEIDVLLNDAESRKMAELKTEDGKMEKHYMFYDGESVAGKVNLNVKQGGKRLEHQGIRIEFVGQIELFSDKSNTHEFVDLVKELALPGELAQNRSYDFEFMQVEKPYESYTGANVRLRYFLRVTIVRRLSDLVKEYELIVHQLATYPDVNNSIKMEVGIEDCLHIEFEYNKSKYHLKDVIVGKIYFLLVRIKIQHMELQLIKKEITGIGPSTTTETDTVAKYEIMDGAPVKGESIPIRLFLAGYDLTATMRDVNKKFSVRYFLNLVLVDEEDRRYFKQQEIVLWRKAPEKMRKRNFHQRYESPDSQTQPVSAEQPEM from the exons ATG AGTTTCCTGGGGGGTTTGTTCGGGCCGGTGTGTGAAATTGATGTCCTGCTCAACGATGCCGAGAGCCGGAAGATGGCTGAACTCAAGACAGAAGATGGAAAGATGGAGAAACATTATATGTTCTACGACGGAGAATCTGTGGCTGGCAAG GTCAATCTAAATGTGAAGCAGGGTGGAAAACGACTGGAGCACCAGGGCATTCGCATTGAGTTTGTTGGACAGATTG AGCTTTTCTCAGACAAAAGCAACACCCACGAATTTGTGGATCTGGTGAAAGAGTTGGCATTGCCGGGAGAGCTTGCTCAGAACAGAAGCTACGACTTTGAGTTCATGCAGGTGGAGAAGCCCTACGAGTCGTATACCGGCGCGAACGTCAGATTAAG ATATTTTCTAAGGGTGACGATAGTTCGTCGACTGTCAGATCTGGTGAAGGAGTACGAGCTGATCGTCCACCAGCTGGCCACCTACCCAGACGTCAACAATTCTATTAAAATGGAGGTCGGCATTGAAGACTGCCTTCATATTGAGTTTGAATACAATAAATCGAA GTACCACCTAAAGGATGTAATTGTTGGGAAGATTTACTTCCTGCTGGTTAGGATCAAAATCCAGCACATGGAGCTGCAGCTCATTAAGAAGGAGATAACAGGCATAG GTCCGAGTACGACAACGGAAACTGATACGGTAGCCAAGTATGAGATCATGGATGGTGCACCAGTTAAGGGAGAATCAATTCCAATTAGACTCTTTCTTGCAG GATATGACTTGACAGCCACTATGAGGGACGTCAACAAGAAGTTCTCTGTACGCTACTTCCTTAATCTTGTGTTAGTTGACGAAGAAGATAGAAGATACTTTAAGCAGCAG GAGATTGTTTTGTGGAGGAAAGCTCCAGAAAAGATGAGGAAACGGAACTTCCACCAGCGCTACGAGTCCCCCGATTCACAAACTCAGCCGGTTAGTGCTGAGCAGCCAGAAATGTGA